ctcaGAGTTGTCTAAATGTTCAGCAGAATTGGGGGATATGGGGCCCTGTGAgtgtttttgtgtgtggggggtgtttCTATTAAAATTCTTTTGGTTCCTTGCCCCCCCAAAAGTGGCAGATGTAATAACTAATCTGCATTTATCGTCTGTACTGGGGAGCAGCTATGTGCAACTACTCCCTGCAGCTTCCCCAGTGGATCATTCCTCTCAGACAGGGATCGGATGTGATTGAGATCTGTCTGTAGATGATGAAATATTTAACTTGAGCCACGGCCACCTTCACTGGGAGGCTGATCTGTACAACTGATGCACCCCCATAATCCTCTTTGTTCCCATCAGACCCTCCCCAGTGACCTGCACATGTCCATGGAGATAGATGGGAATCAAGTAGAACTGGACCTGGAGTGGAATAGGTGAGTTTGAATTGGTCGACAGCGGCACctggagatgatgatgatgatgtaattGGCCAATTAATTAAATGGGAGAATCACCTGAAATGCATCATAATCCACATGGAAAGGGAAGTGGGCGTGGCTATGATAATATTAATCAGCCAATAAGGTGTCACCTTGTAATACCCCTATAATCTGTTATATAATAGAATATACTGGGCACAAGGAGCTCTGTACTGCCCCCTGGGGGCTCAGGGTGGTCTCTAGGCTGGTGCATTATGGGGGGGGGTCAGTACAGGATGGGTGGGTGTCACTGAGCGGATTTGCTTTATTTACTCTCCTTATACTGAGTTTCCTGCTGTTGTGCAAAGGGGAAGGGACGGGGCATTAAGAATGTGACAATTCAGCCAGCGACCCCCTCAAGAGTCAGGAAGTGAGATGGGATAACCGTTTGGCCCACGcagcttacactctaataaacACTGGAGATGCAGGTTCTGAAGTCATGTAAAGTCTATGGGGGCTGTTCCTGAGTCTCTGTTGCACAGCTACTTCCATGTATTGGACATTAAGGGGAGTCCCACAACATTCCTAGGACAGTAACACAGTAGCTGAAGTTGATACAAGACTGCGACAAGGTTAACCCTTTGTTGTGCTTTGTGCATTCCACGTCTATTTCAGCTCTGACCTCTGTGCTATGATATTTACTAACACCCCCCCCTCCGTTATTTGTCAGACACCTGCTTCCGGAATCTCACAGCCTGACCTACTACTTGCCCAATGGCTCTCATGTCACCCAGCGGGACCCCAGGGTGGTAAGTTAACCCTCTATTAGTCCTACTGGGTGGGAGTCAAGTCATTTCCTATGCAGGCAGTTTGTATGCCTTGGGGGGTTATTGGGGAGCTGCAAAGTCGGGGACTCCCCAGGAAATCTGAAAGCATGCAGAAATATTAACCCCTTGAggtctcttccccccccccatgattttCTTTTCCCAGGAAAACTGTTACTATCATGGGCAGCTGGAAGGTCAGACGGGTCCCTGGAGCAGCATCAGCTTGTGCTCAGGAATCCGGTATGTGGGGATGAAAGGGTGCATAGGCAGGAGTGGGGCATTGTGGGTAAAGGTGGTGCCTTAACTTGGCCTAGGATTATGGGTGGGAACCCTAACATTATCTCTTCTCTATGTTACTCCACAGGGGAATCATCCTGACGTCCCCAGAAAGGGGGTACAGCATTGAGCCGCTCCCCGGAGACCCACCCCACAAACACATTGTGCGTCTGACCCCGGGGAACTCCAGGAACTCAACATGTGGGAGCACAGAGGCACCCCAGAGCCTCAAACTGTCACCTCATCACAGGGTGAGACCCCAAAACCATGTGACCCCCAAGATATTGACTTCCCTTGGGCACTGCTGTCTGAGCAGGAGAATTACAGAGAGTGGGGTCTCACATTCCTGCCCCCCTCCTTATATTCAGCTTTTGTCCTTGGCAGATAAAGAGGGACGTCGTGACGGAGGCAAAGTACGTGGAGTTGGTGTTGGTGGCAGATAACACAGAGGTGAGTGCTGGGGGCAGTGAGTTGGCGCAGGAGGCGGAGTCACTATTTCCATAGAGTAACACTGTGTCTCTCTCAGTACAAGATGTTCAGCGGCGACATGAAGAGTCTGCACCTGCGGATCCTGGAAATCGCCAACAAGGTGGACGCCGTAAGTGACTGATATATTGTCCATATTATCCATAATACCTGTAGTACCCATAGTGTCCTTATTATCCCTAGTATCTGTAGTACCCATAGTATCCTTATTATCCCTAGTATCTGTAGTACCCATAGTATCCTTATTATCCCTAGTATCTGTAGTACCCATAGTATCCTTATTATCCCTAGTATCTGTAGTACCCATAGTATCCTTATTATCCCTAGTATCTGTAGTACCTTTAGTGTCTTTATTATGTAATAGAGTTGTATCATGGCAACACCTGTCCTGCATGAGATCAATGTGATATTCACATACCAAATTAATCGGTGTAAATGCAGTGCCAGACCCATGTTTAATGCCCTTGtccccacagcaggataaatgccACATACAACAACCTGCTGTGCCCCAACTGCCATCTCTTCTAATACACATTGTCTGCCATTACTGCCCCCTCTGACTTCTCATAAGTACTGCATGTTCAACCAAAGCTCtattaagatggagacagtaggacaaaaatgAAACATTACGAGAAGAtgcagagagtagggcaagatgcagagagTATGGCAAGAAGGAGACAATATGGTAAGATGGAGactttaggacaagatggagataatagggcaatatggagacagtaggtcaatatggagacagtggagcaagatggagacagtagggactagatggagactgtagggcaataAGGAGACTTTAGCAAGATAGAGACTTtaggacaagatgcagagagtaggacaagatggagaaagtaggacaagatggagaaagtaggacaagatggaaacagtaggacaagatggaaacagtaggacaagatggaaacagtaggacaagatggagacagtaggacatgatggagatggtagggcaagatggggacagtaggacaaaattggGACtttaggacaagatagagactttaggacaagatagagactttcagacaagatggagaccgaaggacaagatggagacagtagtgaccagatggagatagtagggcaagaaggagacttTAGACAAGATAGAGactttaggacaagatggagacagtagggcaagatggagacagtagggcaagatggagacagtagggactagatggagacagtaggacaagatggagacagtaggacatgatggagacagtagggcaagatggagacaataggacaaaatTGGGACAATAGGAGAAGATGGCGACAGTtgggactagatggagacagtaggacaagaaggagacagtaggacaagaaggagactttaggacaagatagagactttaggacaagatggagactttaggacaagatggagacagtagggcaagatggagacagtagggactagatggagacagtagggaccAGGTGGAGGCAgtcgggcaagatggagacagtaggataggatggagacagtaggataggATTGATACAGTAAGACTAGATGGATACattaggtcaagatggagacattacAGCAAGGTGGAGAcatagcaagatggagacagtagggaccagatggagacagtagggaccagatggagaccgtagggaccagatgaagacagtaggcactggatggagacagaagggaactgatagaaacagtaggacaagatttaaacagtaggacaatatggagacagaagggaccagatggagaccgtagggaccagatgaagacagtaggcactggatggagacagaagggaactgatagaaacagtaggacaagatttaaacagtaggacaatatggagacagaagGGACCAGATGGCGatcgtaggacaagatggaaacagtaggtcaatatggagacagtagaacaggatGGAGAAATTAGGGCAAGATGAATACAGTAGGGaccaaatggagacagtagggcaagatggagtcagtagggcaagaaggagatattatggcaaaatggagacagtaggacaagatggagacagtaggacaagatggagactgttgggcaagatggagacagtaggacaggatgaagacactagagcaagatggagacactagagcaagatggagacactagagcaagatggagacagtagggcaagatggagacagtaggacaggatggagacagtaggactagatggagacactagagcaagatggagacagtaggacaagatggagacagtaggactagatggagacactagggcaagatggagacagtagggcaaaatggagacagtaggtcaagatggagacagtaggacaggatgaagacagtagggcaagatggagacagtaggacagggtggagacagtaggacaagatggagacagtaagacaggGTGGAGACAGTACACTACACTTCCAAGCATGCTGGTTATAACTCCCCTTTTTCCTGAACCCTCAGTTTTACCGACCTCTCAATGTCCGGGTGGCCCTGGTCTCCGTTGAGGTTTGGAACCAAAAGGATCAGATTAATGTCACTACAAACCCTGCAGAGACGCTCTACCACTTTCTTTCCTGGAGAGAGAAGAACCTTCTTCCACGAGTGACCAATGACAATGCCCAGCTTCTAACGTGAGTGGCCCCAGGCAGCATATTTGTGGGGAAATGTATATGGGCCCCAGGGGTTGCATGTATCATCCTTCCCATACAGGAGGTACAGTGAGGATGTTGGAGGTGAAACCATGGAGCTTCCCTAGTTCAGACTGGGACAAGGTGGCACCTGACCATACAAGTCCGGCTAGTCAAGTTGTATTACAGGGTTGCCATGTCGGATGGTACCTGCAGTTCAGGCGCAAAAGTACAGGAATAGTGGGGGTTATGGGGGTCCTGACTGGTATTCTTTCCCTGCAGGGGCATCACCTTTATGAACTCTTCAGTTGGCATGGCAACAATGAACTCCATGTGCTCCGCGGTGTACTCTGGGGGTGTGAGTATGGTGAGTATTGGTACTTATCGGTGGGTTAGAGGAATATTGGGGTATCAGTGTGGCTATTACATAGTCTGTACCCGCTGCAGGACCACTCGGTGACTATTCTGGGCGTGGCTTCCACCCTGGCGCACCAACTGGGCCACAACCTGGGTCTGAGCCACGACACGGACAGGAAGTGTGGGCAACCGAGTAAGGGCAAGAAATGGATCATGGAGCCCTCAGGGGGGTAAGTGATCACTTCTTCTCTCTCTGGCAGGAACAGGGGGCGCTATGAGACTGAGGGTAAAATACACAACTTGGGCTCCTCCCACTTTGGGGTGATTGATTCTCTCTGTTGCAGCTTCTTGCCAGGCCTGGAGTTCAGTAACTGCAGCTTCACCGACCTGGAGTTCAGTCTGCGGCGTGGGGGGGGAATGTGTCTCTTCAACGTCCCCCCTCCCAAGAGACTGTTTGGGGAACCCCAGTGCGGAAACTTTCTGGTGGAGGAGGGGGAGCAGTGTGACTGTGGCCTCTCTCAGGTACCAACCTCCtcatctgtctctgtctctctgtgtgtgactgtctctgtgtctctgtgtgtaaCTGTCTCTGTGTCTGAATGTGTGACTGTGTCTGTCAGTGTGTGACTGTCTCTGTGTCTGTCAGTGTGTGactgtctctgtgtctctgtgtgtgactGTCTCTGTGTCTGAATGTGTGACTGTCTCTGTGTGTGGCTGtctttgtgtctctgtgtgtgactGTCTCTGTGTCTCAGTATGTGATTGTCTCTGTGTCTCAGAGTGTGACTGTCTCTGTGTGTGACTGTCTCTGTGTCTCAATGTGTGACTGTCTCTGTGTCTCAATGTGTGACTGTCTCTGTGTCTCAGTATGTGATTGTCTCTGTGTCTCAGAGTGTGACTGTCTCTGTGTGTGACTGTCTCTGTGTCTCAATGTGTGACTGTCTCTGTGTCTCAATGTGTAACTGTCTCTGTGTGTGACTGTCTCTGTGTCTCAATGTGTGACTGGCTCTGTGTCTCAGTATGTGATTGTCTCTGTGTCTCAGAGTGTGACTGTCTCTGTGTGTGACTGTCTCTGTGTCTCAATGTGTGACTGTCTCTGTGTCTCAGTGTGTGACTGGCTCTGTGTCTGTCAGTGTGTGACTGTCTCTGTGTCTCAATGTGTGACTGCCTCTGTGTCTCAGTGTGTGACTGTCTCTTTGCCCAGTATAGGAGTGCACAGACCAGTGCTGTGAGGCCACATTGTGTCAGTTTCGGGGAGGTGCCGAGTGCTCGTCGGGGGACCAGTGCTGTGAGGGGTGTAAGGTCAGTTATATAGTGGGGGAGGGgcagttatatacacacacacatatatataggggCCCCCTGTCTTATTCCCTCTCTATTCTCACAGCTGAAGGTGTCGGGGTCCATGTGCCGGGAGCCCCTGGGGGTGTGTGACCTGCCTGAATACTGTAATGGGGAGTCACCTCATTGCCCCCCAAATGTGTATCTGCAGAATGGGGAGACGTGTGACCAAGGCTACTGTTACCAGGGGGAGTGCCGGACAATACAAGCCCAGTGCCAGGATCTGTGGGGCCCCGGTAAGTTTGTGGAGTCCCGGGGGGACATTTAGAAGAGGATGGACCGATCCACTGGTATACGTGGTGGGGGTGGAGTTGCCACACCCCCTGGTTGTTGTAAAAGAGAATCACTTGGCTCTGGCCAAAAAGAAACTTTCATTAGAGAACAAGTTACTTTAGACTGGAAGGAGCCATTTCCATGTGACCatagtgacacctacaggccaatAGTAAGTACTACAAGTTGAGAGAAGAATTAGACTACTATAATGTGTATCACAGGGACACCTACAGGTCAATAGTAAGTACTACAAGTTGAGAGAAGAATTAGACTAATATAATGTGTatcacagtgacacctacaggtcaATAGTAAGTACTACAAGTTGAGAGAAGAATTAGACTAATAGAATGTGTATCACAGGGACACCTACAGGTCAATAGTAAGTACTACAAGTTGAGAGAAGAATTAGACTAATATAATGTGTATCACAGGGACACCTACAGGTCAATAGTAAGTACTACAAGTTGAGAGAAGAATTAGACTAATAGAATGTGTTATCACAGGGACAACCTACAGGTCAATAGTCAGTACTACAATTGAGAGAAGAATTAGGACTAATATAATGTGTATCACAGGACACCTACAGGTCAATAGTAAGTACTACAAGTTGAGAAGAATTAGCTAATATAATGttcacagtgacacctacaggtcaATAGAAGTACTACAAGTTGAGAGAAGAATTAGACTAATAGAATGTGTatcacagtgacacctacaggtcaATAGTAAGTACTACAAGTTGAGAGAAGAATTAGACTAATATAATGTGTatcacagtgacacctacaggtcaATAGTAAGTACTACAAGTTGAGAGAAGAATTAGACTAATATAATGTGTatcacagtgacacctacaggtcaATAGTAAGTACTACAAGTTGAGAGAAGAATTAGACTAATATAATGTGTatcacagtgacacctacaggtcaATAGTAAGTACTACAAGTTGAGAGAAGAAATTAGACTAATAGAATGTGTAatcacagtgacacctacaggtcaATAGTAAGTACTACAAGTTGAGAGAAGAATTTAGACTATAGAATGTGGTATCACAGGACACCTACAGGTCAATTAGTAAGTACTACAAGTTGAGAGAAGAATTAGACTAATATAATGTGTATCACAGGGACACCTACAGGTCAATAGTAAGTACTACAAGTTGAGAGAAGAATTAGACTAATATAATGTGTatcacagtgacacctacaggtcaATAGTAAGTACTACAAGTTGAGAGAAGAATTAGACTAATAGAATGTGTatcacagtgacacctacaggtcaATAGTAAGTACTACAAGTTGAGAGAAGAATTAGACTAATAGAATGTGTATCACAGGGACACCTACAGGTCAATAGTAAGTACTACAAGTTGAGAGAAGAATTAGACTAATATAATGTGTATCACAGGGACACCTACAGGTCAGTAGTAAGTACTACAAGTTGAGAGAAGAATTAGACTAATAGAATGTGTatcacagtgacacctacaggtcaATACTAAGTACTACAAGTTGAGAGATGAATTAGACTAATAGAATGTGTATCACAGGGACACCTACAGGTCAATAGTAAGTACTACAAGTTGAGAGAAGAATTAGACTAATAGAATTTGTATCACAGTGACTCCTACAGGGCAATAGTAAGTACTACAAGTTGAGAGAAGAATTAGACTAATAGAATTTGTatcacagtgacacctacaggtcaATAGTAAGTACTACAAGTTGAGAGAAGAATTAGACTAATATAATGTGTATTTTGAATAAAAGCCAATTGGGGGTCTCTCTGTTTCCTTTTATGCTGCAGCCACTGCTGATCAGTTTATCAGTTCATTTCTCCTTACTGGGGTTTGGGGTAACAGGTAATTAATTGCCCCTTAATTCTCATTTTCCCACGGTTTTCCTTGACTCCACCCACATGTGGTTTATAGACCCGGTGCTACTGATCCTTTTAATTCCTCCCCATGTAGGTGTCTCTCTAATACCCCCACCCTAATCTAACTGCCCCCTTTCTTTCCAGGCTCCTCCCCCGCCCCGGACCCCTGCTTTAGCAAAGTGAATATCAGAGGAGATAAATATGGGAACTGCGGCCGATCTCTGAATGGCACTTACCTGCCTTGTGCTGAgaggtaaacttcccctttatccTTTGTACTGCGCTACTATTTATACTTCCCGCTGTTACCATGGTGACACAAACACTTGGAGCTGCTGCTGTAAATCAGTGAACCCCATTAGCGCTTGATTCTGGGGTTAAACCCTCAATGATTGGCAGAAAGTCTGTGTCAGATGCCATTGAGCCATTAAGATGCatctgtgtttttattggctGAAGTGTCTGTAAGCTCCGCCCCATCTCAGCCCCAATCCCTGTGCTGCTTTCCTGCAGGGACGTTTGGTGTGGGAAGATCCAGTGCCAGGGGGGTAATTCCCGTTCCAGGCTCGGCCCCGGGGCCCAAACTGTTCTGGTCAGTGTCACAATTAATGGGTCGGAGTTGTCGTGTCGGGGGACGCACTTTGACGTCGGAGATGATATTTGGGATTCGGCAATTCTTGTCGCAACCGGAACACCATGTGGGGCAGGAAAGGTAAGTACCCCAAATAGTTACCCCACTCCCATTACTGCCTTCTCCTTTGTTACCCCACAACCCCATCTACACGGCTCATGTATATTACCCCATAGAGAATCCCCCCCTTCAACTACATTCACTGGGGAAACACTGACAAACCTTTCAGTCAATGGTAGATTAGAGtatgaccatgggaaagagaacagcccaggagcaggaagtacagagaatcagagctctgtacctgggtaagtactgggggagattggattcacttacccagggagaggttcctgtctgaccatgggaaagagaacagcccaggagcaggaagtacagagaatcagagctctgtacctgggtaagtactgggggagattggattcacttacccagggggaggttcctgtctgaccatgggaaagagaacagcccaggagcaggaagtacagagaatcagagctctgtacctgggtaagtactgggggagattcacttacccagggggaagttcctgtctgaccatgggaaagagaacagcccaggagcaggaagtacagagaatcagagctctgtacctgggtaagtactgggggggattcacttacccagggggaagttcctgtctgaccatgggaaagagaacagcccaggagcaggaagtacagagaatcagagctctgtaccttggtaagtactgggggagattggattcacttacacagggggaggttcctgtctgaccatgggaaagagaacagcccaggagcaggaagtacagagaatcagagctctgtacctgggtaagtactgggggggattggattcacttacccagggggaggttcctgtctgaccatgggaaagagaacagcccaggagcaggaagtacagagaatcagagctctgtacctgggtaagtactgggggagattggattcacttacccagggggaggttcatgtctgaccatgggaaagagaacagcccaggagcaggaagtacagagaatcagagctctgtacctgggtaagtattGGGTGGGGGAATTGAATTAACAAGGAGGGAGGTTCCTATTGGGATTAATATGAATGAGCTCAGTGTAGTTGTCCTTTAACCCTTCACACTCACAATTTCCCTTTGTAATTAACCCTTGCAGGTCTGTGTTGGACACAAATGTGAGGATGTTTCAAAGCTGAAGGTGCAAAACTGCAGGAGCAAATGTAACGGCCACGGGGTGAGAATCTGCCCTCATCTCTCCGCACTGAATTCTCCCCATTTCTCCTCTTTTTATTCTCTCTAATTCCAGGATCCCTCTGGCTGTTGTTattaaatataatgatataaatagaattcccagcatcctctgtggCCTGTGAGGATTATAATTAACCAGACCTGttattgggggaggggggtacAGAAGGGATGACACTTGGGGGCAACAGTCAGTACCAATGTGAGAACCAGTGGGTTTGTCGGTGCCACTCAGTGGGGGGTATTGGCTCATGTATGTGATGTTGGGGCAACACGTCAGGGGGAGTCACGTATGAGAGTTGCAGGTGGGATAAAAAGCTCATGGAGCAACTGTTGCCATGGGCTAATGATGTGGGGGTGGGGTAAAGAGGGAGACAACTTTGTTCCAGTTAATAGAGAAAGTAATGGGCAGGAGGGCCGCAGCACAGTGTGTATAGAGCATATGATTCCCtatcatctggtatggtgcctatggattggagaaaagctgatgttattcctatatttaaaaagggattacgatctcagcctggcaattataggccagtaagtctgacatctgtggtgggcaaattatttgaagacttgttaagggatcacattcaaaatgttgtcctagtgaatgtgattatgagcagcaatcagcatggctttatgaaggataggtcatgtcagactaatttgattgctttttatgatgtggtaagtaagatactggatagtggggggggggcagtagatctatttcactctctgaggcaaattggagaggcttccaaAGTGTTTGCCTTCTGGACCAACTGGCACTTGGGCAGGTAATAAATAGACAGAGAAGGTGATATAGAAGAGAACCtgatttactatgttactatattactgttACTCTGTTCCTATGTATTATTACCCTGAAACTGTCAGACCTATTGATCTGAAATCAATTCCATATAAAAGTGAAgaaggaaaatggtaaaaaatgtgtaattaaaggagaaatattacTGTCCAGTCATTAAGAGAGAAATCATCAGACACTTTCCTTTGCTGAGGGATGGGCTGGAGAGGCGGCATGTTATTGGCCAGTAATGCCCAGCAAGGACCCTGGCACTTCCATTGGAGGGCGCTGTTAGTTATGGGTGGGAGGAGTCAATACATATTAATTGTCAGACGGATGAGGTTCCCAGGACtgggtatagtttccttttaatGTACAATTCAGACGGTTGTGTAGCCGGGCAGGAGGGGgttaatgtataataatgtacaAGGGCAGAGATGGGGGAGGGGGTTACTTGGGGCAGATATTTGGGTTGTGGCTTCTTTTGGGCCCTTTGCTCAGGTTCTTGCGACTCATTTGGGGCCCCTCCCCCCAGACTCCCCTTCTCTCTTTCTGTTCTTCCTCTTCCTCGATTCTCACGGCTTCTCCCCCCAGGTGTGTAACAGTAACAGGAACTGCCATTGTGACGCTGGTTGGGCCCCCCCGGACTGTGCTGCTTCTGGGCAGGGGGGCAGTATAGACAGCGGGTCGGTCCCACTGAAGAATGGTGAGTAGGGGGGGCTCCGTGAGATTCTCTTTCCTACCCCCCCCCATTGCTAATGTTTTGTCCCACCTTGCAACACAGTTGGCAACTCCCGCACCTCCGCTCTCCTGATGATTTTCCTACTCATTGTGCCCCTCCTGATCCTGCTGAGCATCTGCTACTGGAAGAGAAACTCCCTGCAGCTCCGACTGGGCAAGTTGAGTCCCAGCAGCAAGTGCCAATACAGGTAATACCCCCCCATAGTGTcactactccctgcaccctggcATTGCCCACAGTATAGTGTccctactccctgcaccctggcATTGCTCACACAGCGGCCACAGAATCCAGAGGACTGACCCATTATCTCTAtgtgcaggggggcccagaccagCGACAACCAGTCCCGCCCACAGCGCCCGCCTCCACCAATGAGGACACAGAGCACAGAACTGCAGGTGATGTCGACCTACAACAAGGTGAGCGACCCACATCCTCCACCAATCAGGGCCGGGGATTTGTACAGGGGGAGGGAAGTCAGGAAGAGAAGGgctagtggggggggggtggaattgGGATTTTGGGGGGGTTGCTATGCAGAGACTGGGGAAGGGGTAGTTGTACAGACCAAT
The sequence above is a segment of the Xenopus laevis strain J_2021 chromosome 8L, Xenopus_laevis_v10.1, whole genome shotgun sequence genome. Coding sequences within it:
- the adam15.L gene encoding disintegrin and metalloproteinase domain-containing protein 15 isoform X2 — protein: MRLGLFRLLQLLLSGLGICGLDRVQPDGILSWEVTPELHRRGHRLSLQDVMRTLPSDLHMSMEIDGNQVELDLEWNRHLLPESHSLTYYLPNGSHVTQRDPRVENCYYHGQLEGQTGPWSSISLCSGIRGIILTSPERGYSIEPLPGDPPHKHIVRLTPGNSRNSTCGSTEAPQSLKLSPHHRIKRDVVTEAKYVELVLVADNTEYKMFSGDMKSLHLRILEIANKVDAFYRPLNVRVALVSVEVWNQKDQINVTTNPAETLYHFLSWREKNLLPRVTNDNAQLLTGITFMNSSVGMATMNSMCSAVYSGGVSMDHSVTILGVASTLAHQLGHNLGLSHDTDRKCGQPSKGKKWIMEPSGGFLPGLEFSNCSFTDLEFSLRRGGGMCLFNVPPPKRLFGEPQCGNFLVEEGEQCDCGLSQECTDQCCEATLCQFRGGAECSSGDQCCEGCKLKVSGSMCREPLGVCDLPEYCNGESPHCPPNVYLQNGETCDQGYCYQGECRTIQAQCQDLWGPGSSPAPDPCFSKVNIRGDKYGNCGRSLNGTYLPCAERDVWCGKIQCQGGNSRSRLGPGAQTVLVSVTINGSELSCRGTHFDVGDDIWDSAILVATGTPCGAGKVCVGHKCEDVSKLKVQNCRSKCNGHGVCNSNRNCHCDAGWAPPDCAASGQGGSIDSGSVPLKNVGNSRTSALLMIFLLIVPLLILLSICYWKRNSLQLRLGKLSPSSKCQYRGAQTSDNQSRPQRPPPPMRTQSTELQVMSTYNKGPDRPDPPSKPLPPDPVPNRCQADDQDRPPPPSRPLPADPAPRQVQPPVPRKPPPPKKPLPLDPSSQAPLLSVPAYPDHMISAPSRPAPPPPHSQRAQQV
- the adam15.L gene encoding disintegrin and metalloproteinase domain-containing protein 15 isoform X5; amino-acid sequence: MRLGLFRLLQLLLSGLGICGLDRVAVQPDGILSWEVTPELHRRGHRLSLQDVMRTLPSDLHMSMEIDGNQVELDLEWNRHLLPESHSLTYYLPNGSHVTQRDPRVENCYYHGQLEGQTGPWSSISLCSGIRGIILTSPERGYSIEPLPGDPPHKHIVRLTPGNSRNSTCGSTEAPQSLKLSPHHRIKRDVVTEAKYVELVLVADNTEYKMFSGDMKSLHLRILEIANKVDAFYRPLNVRVALVSVEVWNQKDQINVTTNPAETLYHFLSWREKNLLPRVTNDNAQLLTGITFMNSSVGMATMNSMCSAVYSGGVSMDHSVTILGVASTLAHQLGHNLGLSHDTDRKCGQPSKGKKWIMEPSGGFLPGLEFSNCSFTDLEFSLRRGGGMCLFNVPPPKRLFGEPQCGNFLVEEGEQCDCGLSQECTDQCCEATLCQFRGGAECSSGDQCCEGCKLKVSGSMCREPLGVCDLPEYCNGESPHCPPNVYLQNGETCDQGYCYQGECRTIQAQCQDLWGPGSSPAPDPCFSKVNIRGDKYGNCGRSLNGTYLPCAERDVWCGKIQCQGGNSRSRLGPGAQTVLVSVTINGSELSCRGTHFDVGDDIWDSAILVATGTPCGAGKVCVGHKCEDVSKLKVQNCRSKCNGHGVCNSNRNCHCDAGWAPPDCAASGQGGSIDSGSVPLKNVGNSRTSALLMIFLLIVPLLILLSICYWKRNSLQLRLGKLSPSSKCQYRGAQTSDNQSRPQRPPPPMRTQSTELQVMSTYNKPPVPRKPPPPKKPLPLDPSSQAPLLSVPAYPDHMISAPSRPAPPPPHSQRAQQV
- the adam15.L gene encoding disintegrin and metalloproteinase domain-containing protein 15 isoform X3 yields the protein MRLGLFRLLQLLLSGLGICGLDRVAVQPDGILSWEVTPELHRRGHRLSLQDVMRTLPSDLHMSMEIDGNQVELDLEWNRHLLPESHSLTYYLPNGSHVTQRDPRVENCYYHGQLEGQTGPWSSISLCSGIRGIILTSPERGYSIEPLPGDPPHKHIVRLTPGNSRNSTCGSTEAPQSLKLSPHHRIKRDVVTEAKYVELVLVADNTEYKMFSGDMKSLHLRILEIANKVDAFYRPLNVRVALVSVEVWNQKDQINVTTNPAETLYHFLSWREKNLLPRVTNDNAQLLTGITFMNSSVGMATMNSMCSAVYSGGVSMDHSVTILGVASTLAHQLGHNLGLSHDTDRKCGQPSKGKKWIMEPSGGFLPGLEFSNCSFTDLEFSLRRGGGMCLFNVPPPKRLFGEPQCGNFLVEEGEQCDCGLSQECTDQCCEATLCQFRGGAECSSGDQCCEGCKLKVSGSMCREPLGVCDLPEYCNGESPHCPPNVYLQNGETCDQGYCYQGECRTIQAQCQDLWGPGSSPAPDPCFSKVNIRGDKYGNCGRSLNGTYLPCAERDVWCGKIQCQGGNSRSRLGPGAQTVLVSVTINGSELSCRGTHFDVGDDIWDSAILVATGTPCGAGKVCVGHKCEDVSKLKVQNCRSKCNGHGVCNSNRNCHCDAGWAPPDCAASGQGGSIDSGSVPLKNVGNSRTSALLMIFLLIVPLLILLSICYWKRNSLQLRLGKLSPSSKCQYRGAQTSDNQSRPQRPPPPMRTQSTELQVMSTYNKADDQDRPPPPSRPLPADPAPRQVQPPVPRKPPPPKKPLPLDPSSQAPLLSVPAYPDHMISAPSRPAPPPPHSQRAQQV